One window from the genome of Camelus bactrianus isolate YW-2024 breed Bactrian camel chromosome 4, ASM4877302v1, whole genome shotgun sequence encodes:
- the RLN1 gene encoding prorelaxin H1 isoform X1 → MPRLLLSHLLGVWLLLSQLPKETSGERSNDFVKACGRELVRLWIEICGSVSWGRPAPRPAPRPAPKPALRPALSQDKKPRLRSGPPAEIMPSSITKDAETLTTMLEFTPNLPQELTATLSERQPSAEPQQPALKDSNLNFEEFKKIIFDRQNEEEDESLSELKNLGLDKHSRKKRQLQMTLGERCCQKGCSRKEMATAC, encoded by the exons ATGCCGCGCCTGCTCTTGTCCCACCTGCTAGGTGTCTGGCTGCTACTGAGCCAACTTCCTAAGGAGACCTCAGGCGAGCGTTCAAACGACTTCGTTAAGGCATGCGGCCGCGAATTAGTCCGCCTCTGGATCGAAATCTGTGGCTCTGTCTCCTGGGGGAGGCCGGCTCCGAGACCGGCTCCGAGACCGGCTCCAAAACCCGCTCTGAGACCCGCTCTGAGCCAGGACAAGAAGCCTCGGCTGAGATCTGGACCGCCAGCAG AAATCATGCCATCCTCCATCACCAAAGATGCAGAAACCTTAACTACGATGTTGGAATTCACCCCTAATTTGCCACAGGAGCTGACGGCCACACTGTCTGAGAGGCAGCCATCGGCAGAGCCACAACAACCTGCTTTAAAGGATTCAAATCTTAATTTCgaagaatttaagaaaatcatttttgacAGACAAAATGAGGAAGAAGACGAGAGTCTTTCAGAATTAAAAAACTTAGGCTTAGATAAACATTCCCGAAAAAAGAGACAGTTACAAATGACACTGGGTGAGAGATGTTGTCAAAAAGGTTGTAGCAGAAAAGAAATGGCTACAGCATGCTGA
- the RLN1 gene encoding prorelaxin H1 isoform X2, with product MPSSITKDAETLTTMLEFTPNLPQELTATLSERQPSAEPQQPALKDSNLNFEEFKKIIFDRQNEEEDESLSELKNLGLDKHSRKKRQLQMTLGERCCQKGCSRKEMATAC from the coding sequence ATGCCATCCTCCATCACCAAAGATGCAGAAACCTTAACTACGATGTTGGAATTCACCCCTAATTTGCCACAGGAGCTGACGGCCACACTGTCTGAGAGGCAGCCATCGGCAGAGCCACAACAACCTGCTTTAAAGGATTCAAATCTTAATTTCgaagaatttaagaaaatcatttttgacAGACAAAATGAGGAAGAAGACGAGAGTCTTTCAGAATTAAAAAACTTAGGCTTAGATAAACATTCCCGAAAAAAGAGACAGTTACAAATGACACTGGGTGAGAGATGTTGTCAAAAAGGTTGTAGCAGAAAAGAAATGGCTACAGCATGCTGA